Proteins from one Longimicrobium sp. genomic window:
- a CDS encoding RNA polymerase sigma factor, translated as MKTAIDLKSAAAQFDATQQPAGRGVRRVSEPGEKQLPLAELSDEQLFQRYTQGDGDGFRLLVERYEPRIQGFLRKRLNDEERVADLTQDTFLRIHRARESYDPARKFSTWIHTIANNLLKNEFRNRSRRRETTFSELRPETGSSGAPSRPVEFAATGHNPEREAYRRELREAIDTAIERMDEHHRIPFVMREVEDRTYEEIAEQIGIPVGTVKSRLNRARNSFRMLLPVPV; from the coding sequence ATGAAGACGGCCATCGATCTCAAGAGCGCAGCCGCGCAGTTCGACGCGACGCAGCAGCCCGCAGGCAGGGGCGTGCGCCGGGTCTCGGAGCCGGGGGAGAAGCAGCTTCCCCTCGCGGAGCTGAGCGACGAGCAGCTGTTCCAGCGATATACGCAGGGCGACGGTGACGGCTTCCGCTTGCTGGTGGAGCGGTACGAGCCGCGCATCCAGGGCTTCCTGCGCAAGCGGTTGAACGACGAGGAGCGCGTGGCGGACCTCACGCAGGACACCTTCCTGCGCATCCACCGGGCGCGGGAGAGCTACGACCCGGCGCGGAAGTTCAGCACGTGGATCCACACGATCGCGAACAACCTGCTGAAGAACGAGTTCCGCAACCGTTCGCGCCGGCGCGAGACCACCTTCAGCGAGCTGCGCCCGGAGACGGGGAGCAGCGGCGCGCCCAGCCGGCCGGTGGAGTTCGCGGCCACGGGGCACAACCCCGAGCGCGAGGCGTACCGCCGCGAGCTGCGCGAGGCCATCGACACGGCCATCGAGCGGATGGACGAGCACCACCGCATCCCGTTCGTGATGCGCGAGGTGGAGGACCGCACCTACGAGGAGATCGCCGAGCAGATCGGCATTCCGGTCGGCACGGTGAAGAGCCGCCTGAACCGCGCGCGCAACTCCTTCCGCATGCTCCTCCCCGTCCCGGTCTGA
- the sufB gene encoding Fe-S cluster assembly protein SufB, protein MPYNEDVAALGLDEYKYGFKDDVEYLFKSRKGLDEEIVRMISAQKNEPQWMLDLRLKALKHALKRPWPTWGGDISGLNFDEIFFYIRPSERTGKTWDEVPDTIKNTFERLGIPDQERRILAGVGAQYESEVVYHSLKKEWEDQGVIFKGMDDGLRDHEDIVRQYFGTVVPFRDNLFAAVNTAVWSGGSFVYVPAGVKLDMPLQAYFRINAESMGQFERTMIIVEEGAQVQYIEGCTAPSYSQDSFHSGVIEIIVKDGARMRYTTIQNWSHNVYNLVTQRATVGRDGTMEWVDGNLGSKLTMKYPSCYLNGEGARGEILSIAYAGNGQHQDAGGKVIHNAPHTSSRIVSKSISRGSGRSSYRGLLQVNPGAKYARSNVECDALLLDEEARTDTYPYIEIQDEYAQIGHEATVSKIGDEQLFYLMSRGLSEDAAATMVVRGFIEPIAKELPLEYAVELNRLIELEMEGSVG, encoded by the coding sequence ATGCCTTACAACGAGGACGTGGCCGCACTCGGCCTCGACGAGTACAAGTACGGCTTCAAGGACGACGTCGAATACCTCTTCAAGAGCCGCAAGGGGCTCGACGAAGAGATCGTGCGCATGATCAGCGCTCAGAAGAACGAGCCGCAGTGGATGCTCGACCTGAGGCTCAAGGCGCTGAAGCACGCGCTGAAGCGCCCCTGGCCCACCTGGGGCGGCGACATCAGCGGGCTGAACTTCGACGAGATCTTCTTCTACATCCGGCCCAGCGAGCGCACCGGCAAGACCTGGGACGAGGTGCCCGACACCATCAAGAACACCTTCGAGCGCCTGGGCATTCCCGACCAGGAGCGCCGCATCCTGGCCGGCGTGGGCGCCCAGTACGAATCGGAGGTCGTGTACCACTCGCTGAAGAAGGAGTGGGAGGACCAGGGCGTCATCTTCAAGGGGATGGACGACGGCCTGCGCGACCACGAGGACATCGTCCGCCAGTACTTCGGCACCGTGGTGCCCTTCCGCGACAACCTGTTCGCGGCGGTGAACACCGCGGTGTGGAGCGGCGGCTCGTTCGTGTACGTGCCCGCCGGGGTGAAGCTCGACATGCCGCTGCAGGCCTACTTCCGCATCAACGCGGAGAGCATGGGCCAGTTCGAGCGCACCATGATCATCGTGGAGGAAGGCGCCCAGGTGCAGTACATCGAGGGGTGCACCGCCCCCTCGTACAGCCAGGACTCGTTCCACTCCGGCGTGATCGAGATCATCGTGAAGGACGGCGCCCGGATGCGCTACACCACCATCCAGAACTGGTCGCACAACGTCTACAACCTGGTGACCCAGCGGGCCACGGTGGGGCGTGACGGCACCATGGAGTGGGTGGACGGCAACCTGGGGTCGAAGCTGACCATGAAGTACCCCAGCTGCTACCTGAACGGCGAGGGCGCGCGCGGCGAGATCCTGTCCATCGCCTACGCGGGCAACGGGCAGCACCAGGACGCCGGCGGCAAGGTGATCCACAACGCGCCGCACACCAGCAGCCGCATCGTCTCCAAGTCCATCTCGCGCGGCTCCGGGCGCTCGTCGTACCGCGGGCTGCTGCAGGTGAACCCGGGCGCCAAGTACGCCCGCAGCAACGTGGAGTGCGACGCCCTGCTGCTGGACGAAGAGGCGCGCACCGACACCTATCCGTACATCGAGATCCAGGACGAGTACGCGCAGATCGGCCACGAGGCCACCGTCAGCAAGATCGGCGACGAGCAGCTCTTCTACCTGATGAGCCGCGGCCTTTCGGAAGACGCGGCGGCCACGATGGTGGTGCGCGGCTTCATCGAGCCGATCGCCAAGGAGCTGCCGCTGGAGTACGCGGTGGAGCTGAACCGCCTGATCGAGCTGGAGATGGAAGGCAGCGTAGGATAA
- a CDS encoding patatin-like phospholipase family protein produces the protein MNSDPIPLPDRPRTVLVLGGGGMKGVAHIGVWKALDEAGVRVDAVIGTSIGALIGCSLAGGHGWRELARIARALTKDDIVSINRRAVLFGGVREEAVFDGQHYRGWIERNLPLKSFADARFPVRVNAVSLVSGEERWFGTGIDEKTTPLDAIYGSCAIPIYFPPLKLDGDVLVDGGVLDVLPIRHAAQWATERIIAVDVGAEIVPPAEGYFERGMIAIHDRVLTLNLQQQRRNAALLGWDGPPLLTIRPRIGHLGGWDFDRTQFFLEEGYRAAREALRSAAEAA, from the coding sequence GTGAACAGCGACCCGATCCCCCTTCCCGACCGTCCCCGCACCGTCCTCGTCCTGGGCGGCGGCGGGATGAAGGGCGTGGCCCACATCGGCGTGTGGAAGGCGCTGGACGAGGCCGGCGTGCGCGTGGACGCGGTCATTGGCACCAGCATCGGCGCGCTGATCGGGTGCTCGCTGGCCGGGGGGCATGGGTGGCGCGAGCTGGCCAGGATCGCGCGGGCGCTGACCAAGGACGACATCGTGTCCATCAACCGCCGCGCGGTGCTGTTCGGCGGCGTGCGCGAGGAGGCGGTGTTCGACGGCCAGCACTACCGCGGGTGGATCGAGCGCAACCTGCCGCTGAAGAGCTTCGCCGACGCGCGCTTTCCGGTGCGCGTGAACGCCGTCTCGCTCGTGTCCGGCGAGGAGCGCTGGTTCGGCACGGGGATCGACGAGAAGACCACGCCGCTGGATGCCATCTACGGCAGCTGCGCCATCCCCATCTACTTTCCCCCGCTGAAGCTGGATGGCGACGTGCTGGTGGACGGCGGCGTGCTGGACGTGCTCCCCATCCGCCACGCGGCGCAGTGGGCCACCGAGCGCATCATCGCCGTCGATGTAGGCGCGGAGATCGTGCCGCCGGCCGAGGGCTACTTCGAGCGCGGGATGATCGCCATCCACGACCGCGTGCTGACGCTGAACCTGCAGCAGCAGCGCCGCAACGCCGCCCTGCTGGGGTGGGACGGCCCGCCGCTGCTCACCATCCGCCCGCGCATCGGCCACCTGGGCGGGTGGGACTTCGACCGCACGCAGTTCTTCCTGGAAGAAGGCTACCGAGCCGCCCGCGAGGCGCTGCGCAGCGCCGCCGAAGCGGCGTAG
- the sufC gene encoding Fe-S cluster assembly ATPase SufC, protein MAAPLLKITNLHAEIAEDGTEILKGLDLEVNEGEIHAIMGPNGSGKSTFSKVVSGHPAYEVTDGEILFRGQSVLDMQPDERARAGIFLAFQYPVEIPGVSVANFMRTALSAKRGEEVDVFDFQEELEARMGMLEMDPTFALRSVNDGFSGGEKKRNEILQLAMLEPVLAVMDETDSGLDIDALKIVTAGINKIKAERPEMAVLLITHYQRMLNYITPDQVHVMVDGRIILTGGAELALELEERGYDWVREEVTA, encoded by the coding sequence ATGGCCGCACCGCTGCTCAAGATCACCAACCTTCACGCCGAGATCGCCGAGGACGGAACGGAGATCCTGAAGGGGCTGGACCTGGAGGTGAACGAGGGCGAGATCCACGCCATCATGGGCCCCAACGGGTCCGGCAAGAGCACGTTCAGCAAGGTGGTCTCCGGCCACCCGGCCTACGAGGTGACCGACGGCGAGATCCTGTTCCGCGGGCAGAGCGTGCTGGACATGCAGCCCGACGAGCGCGCCCGCGCCGGCATCTTCCTGGCCTTCCAGTACCCGGTCGAGATCCCCGGCGTCTCCGTCGCCAACTTCATGCGCACGGCGCTCAGTGCCAAGCGCGGCGAGGAAGTGGACGTGTTCGACTTCCAGGAGGAGCTCGAGGCGCGGATGGGAATGCTGGAGATGGACCCGACCTTCGCGCTCCGCTCGGTGAACGACGGCTTCAGCGGCGGCGAGAAGAAGCGCAACGAGATCCTGCAGCTGGCCATGCTCGAGCCCGTGCTGGCGGTGATGGACGAGACCGACAGCGGGCTGGACATCGACGCCCTGAAGATCGTAACCGCGGGCATCAACAAGATCAAGGCGGAACGGCCCGAGATGGCCGTGCTGCTGATCACGCACTACCAGCGCATGCTGAACTACATCACGCCCGACCAGGTGCACGTGATGGTGGACGGCCGCATCATCCTGACCGGCGGTGCCGAGCTGGCGCTGGAGCTGGAGGAGCGCGGGTACGACTGGGTGCGCGAGGAAGTCACTGCGTGA
- a CDS encoding glycosyltransferase family 1 protein produces the protein MKIAYVTESLLPHVDGVSRTLAQLFGFLEQQPGVDFRVLSPFTPPPEISWAGRVGHLPYVRFPLNRAYRVAVPIGHKVSARLDAYGPDLIHVVSPTPVAVRAQKYGLRRGIPVVSSFHTHFVSYFHFYRLGWLEGWGWNVLRRFYARCEVVYAPSHGIIRELARHGITNTELWSRGIDLARFSPRWRDAELRARVGADDRTPVLLMVSRLVKEKDLADLVAADRILRSRGARYRLVLVGDGPMRGELEKSLPDAHFAGHQTGEALARWYASGDVFVFPSTTETFGNVILEAQASGLPAVVVDSGGPPDLVEPGETGLIARANDPEDFAAKVLSLLEDPEARRRMGCRGREAAAEHDWSAINGRLLESYRRVLEGYRPRAAR, from the coding sequence ATGAAGATCGCCTACGTCACGGAAAGCCTGCTGCCCCACGTGGACGGCGTGTCCCGGACGCTCGCGCAGCTCTTCGGGTTCCTGGAGCAGCAGCCCGGCGTGGACTTCCGCGTGCTGTCGCCCTTCACCCCCCCGCCCGAGATCTCGTGGGCGGGCCGCGTGGGCCACCTCCCCTACGTGCGCTTTCCGCTGAACCGCGCGTACCGCGTGGCCGTGCCCATCGGCCACAAGGTGAGCGCGCGGCTGGATGCGTACGGCCCCGACCTGATCCACGTGGTCAGCCCCACGCCCGTGGCCGTGCGCGCGCAGAAGTACGGGCTGCGGCGCGGCATTCCCGTGGTCAGCAGCTTCCACACGCACTTCGTGTCCTACTTCCACTTCTACCGGCTGGGGTGGCTGGAGGGGTGGGGATGGAACGTGCTGCGACGCTTCTACGCCCGCTGCGAGGTGGTGTACGCGCCGTCGCACGGCATCATCCGCGAGCTGGCCCGGCATGGGATCACCAACACCGAGCTGTGGTCGCGCGGGATCGACCTCGCCCGCTTCTCGCCCCGCTGGCGCGACGCGGAGCTGCGCGCGCGGGTCGGCGCCGACGACCGGACGCCGGTCCTGCTGATGGTCAGCCGGCTGGTGAAGGAAAAGGACCTGGCCGACCTGGTGGCCGCCGACCGCATCCTCCGCTCCCGCGGCGCGCGCTACCGGCTGGTGCTGGTCGGCGACGGGCCGATGCGCGGCGAGCTGGAGAAGTCGCTCCCCGACGCGCACTTCGCGGGGCACCAGACCGGCGAGGCGCTGGCGCGGTGGTACGCCAGCGGCGACGTCTTCGTCTTCCCGTCGACCACCGAGACGTTCGGCAACGTGATCCTGGAGGCGCAGGCGTCCGGCCTCCCCGCGGTGGTGGTGGACAGCGGCGGCCCGCCCGACCTGGTGGAGCCGGGGGAGACGGGGCTGATCGCGCGGGCGAACGATCCGGAGGACTTCGCGGCGAAGGTGCTCTCGCTGCTGGAGGACCCGGAGGCGCGGCGGCGGATGGGGTGCCGCGGGCGCGAGGCCGCCGCGGAGCACGACTGGAGCGCCATCAACGGCCGCCTGCTGGAGAGCTACCGCCGCGTCCTCGAAGGCTACCGGCCGCGCGCCGCGCGATGA
- a CDS encoding tetratricopeptide repeat protein — protein sequence MHKTPVRSVVFALALQLSVTAAAAQGARPVLPAGADPNDWSAYFDRGVELMNGQEVSQAEGMFRWAARLDPSRAEPLYAAWVAFHMHDAGRFEEYMRDDAHVLRKPEVIAADSLQLAALVRNPFVHRGLLALAYQQLPGDWADDGFTRAFLEYARGNMDEAARGLERVERHSPGDFHTRHARALALVSLRRYGEARVELDSVLAALRRRDQRRSSRVYESKEMLMYSLGLLYLVQNRPGEAREAFAQAVLEDASQWYVHRGLGLALVAAGQPGEALAEYRTALELAGDAEPLLLREYGDALAAAGQPGEAVAQLSRLVRIAPDWADAWMALGNAYVRAGNSAGALEAFTAYLARAPRRDAEVAGRVRATVDRLRASGSE from the coding sequence ATGCACAAAACCCCTGTCAGGAGCGTGGTCTTCGCGCTCGCACTGCAGTTGTCGGTGACGGCGGCCGCGGCGCAGGGCGCCCGTCCGGTGCTCCCCGCCGGCGCGGATCCCAACGACTGGAGCGCGTACTTCGACCGCGGTGTCGAGCTGATGAACGGCCAGGAGGTGTCGCAGGCCGAGGGGATGTTCCGCTGGGCGGCGCGGCTGGACCCCTCTCGCGCGGAGCCGCTGTACGCCGCGTGGGTGGCGTTCCACATGCACGACGCGGGGCGCTTCGAGGAATACATGCGCGACGACGCGCACGTGCTGCGGAAGCCCGAGGTGATCGCCGCGGACTCGCTGCAGCTGGCGGCGCTCGTGCGCAACCCGTTCGTGCACCGCGGGCTCCTTGCCCTGGCGTACCAGCAGCTCCCGGGAGACTGGGCGGACGACGGCTTCACGCGCGCGTTCCTGGAGTACGCGCGGGGCAACATGGACGAGGCGGCGCGCGGGCTGGAGCGGGTGGAGCGCCACTCGCCCGGCGACTTCCACACGCGCCATGCCCGCGCGCTGGCGCTGGTGAGCCTGCGCCGCTACGGCGAGGCGCGCGTGGAGCTGGACTCGGTGCTCGCGGCGCTGCGCCGGCGGGACCAGCGCCGGTCGTCGCGCGTGTACGAGAGCAAGGAGATGCTGATGTACAGCCTGGGCCTGCTCTACCTGGTGCAGAACCGGCCCGGCGAGGCGCGCGAGGCCTTTGCCCAGGCGGTGCTGGAAGACGCGTCGCAGTGGTACGTGCACCGCGGGCTCGGGCTGGCGCTGGTGGCCGCCGGCCAACCTGGCGAGGCCCTGGCGGAGTACCGCACCGCGCTGGAGCTGGCGGGCGACGCCGAGCCGCTGCTGCTGCGCGAGTACGGCGACGCGCTGGCCGCCGCGGGGCAGCCCGGCGAGGCGGTCGCGCAGCTTTCGCGGCTGGTGCGGATCGCGCCGGACTGGGCCGACGCATGGATGGCCCTTGGCAATGCCTACGTCCGCGCCGGCAACAGCGCCGGCGCGCTGGAAGCGTTCACCGCCTACCTGGCCCGGGCCCCACGGCGCGACGCGGAGGTGGCCGGCCGCGTCCGCGCCACGGTCGACCGCCTGCGCGCGTCGGGGAGCGAATAG
- a CDS encoding lysylphosphatidylglycerol synthase transmembrane domain-containing protein yields MTAPPHRPPDAPKRRLLDRLFRSALVLVPLGVVANIWWTWYATDHSVFARLGNLPRQYLLLALSLGLAPWLTNATRMWLWGRFMGVPLSWRDNLGVTLGSELAASVVPTSSGTEVMRWGIFVQKGVPQGRAISIVTLCWLQDSLFFALAIPVSIVVSRAWELPVLRAVGREARGKVAWIALVAAAATFGVWLLWKALLIGGLGERPRRRGLRWTARMRRRTARTVGEVREVRRMVVRRGKRRFVLTLLITAVQWSCRYSVVTALAYFLAPQAHVDPVLFFLLQWVVFTALNFVPTPGASGGAEAAFVLVYSALLPEEVIGIATAGWRFLTFYLQLGLGSVIFTGMNVADARRAAVERRRQHRAARA; encoded by the coding sequence ATGACCGCCCCGCCCCACCGTCCGCCGGACGCGCCGAAGCGGCGGCTGCTGGACCGGCTCTTCCGCAGCGCGCTGGTCCTGGTCCCCCTCGGCGTCGTCGCCAACATCTGGTGGACCTGGTACGCCACCGACCACAGCGTCTTCGCCCGGCTTGGCAACCTCCCCCGCCAGTACCTTCTCCTCGCGCTCTCGCTCGGCCTGGCCCCCTGGCTCACCAACGCCACGCGGATGTGGCTGTGGGGGCGCTTCATGGGCGTCCCCCTCTCCTGGCGCGACAACCTGGGCGTCACGCTGGGGTCCGAGCTGGCGGCGTCCGTCGTTCCCACCAGCAGCGGCACGGAGGTGATGCGCTGGGGAATCTTCGTGCAGAAGGGGGTGCCGCAGGGGCGCGCCATCTCCATCGTCACCCTCTGCTGGCTGCAGGACTCGCTCTTCTTCGCGCTGGCCATCCCCGTCTCCATCGTCGTTTCCCGCGCGTGGGAGCTGCCCGTTCTCCGCGCGGTGGGGCGCGAGGCGCGGGGGAAGGTGGCGTGGATCGCCCTCGTGGCCGCCGCCGCGACCTTCGGCGTCTGGCTGCTGTGGAAGGCGCTGCTGATCGGCGGGCTGGGAGAGCGGCCGCGGCGCAGGGGGCTGCGGTGGACGGCCCGGATGCGGCGCCGCACGGCGCGGACGGTGGGCGAGGTGCGCGAGGTGCGGCGGATGGTGGTGCGGCGGGGGAAGCGGCGGTTCGTGCTCACCCTGCTCATCACCGCGGTGCAGTGGAGCTGCCGCTACTCGGTGGTGACCGCGCTGGCGTACTTCCTGGCCCCGCAGGCGCACGTGGACCCCGTCCTTTTCTTCCTCCTGCAGTGGGTGGTGTTCACCGCGCTCAACTTCGTGCCCACGCCGGGCGCTTCGGGCGGGGCGGAGGCGGCGTTCGTGCTCGTGTACTCCGCGCTCCTTCCGGAGGAGGTGATCGGGATCGCGACGGCGGGGTGGCGCTTCCTGACCTTCTATCTCCAGCTGGGGCTGGGCTCGGTGATCTTCACCGGGATGAACGTGGCCGACGCGCGCAGGGCCGCGGTGGAGCGGCGCCGGCAGCACCGGGCGGCGAGGGCTTGA